In Penaeus vannamei isolate JL-2024 chromosome 15, ASM4276789v1, whole genome shotgun sequence, the following are encoded in one genomic region:
- the LOC138864135 gene encoding uncharacterized protein, with protein sequence MHRLTRGVPDDARRRTRTPSRQLHDVLFTAAVGEANASTFSPNKSATSSVNLSTRSKMQTKFYHRILDMLTKENKTVHFADFNINLLNRNDPSVWELTNTFQENFFYNVIFKPNRVTNKFASLIDHIWTNDIVNCFKSAIVFSETSDYFPVLTSFRYQKSRNCDKKEIYYRDFSSDNISLFSNNLLSCSWENIKACNNPNESMETFLSSLSNLFTEHFPMKSKIIKYKALNKPYITADIKALISEKNKSQRKFAKHPLQYGAKYRQLRNRMTTLIRNSKLSYFKDQLESNAGNSRKSWKTIYAVLHKVKQENTETNFIIDGQITDCHQNIANNFNTYFANIGKKLSKVSKVPMKEGSFSTFLSNRQSSNELSVSEITSPEIMLVVNKLKNGSAGPDEIPTKIIKKIIHIIAPVLMHIYNINFHRHIPKFSQRITLGIFLDFCKAFDTVDHEILLHKLDHYGIRGRELDWFKSYLSNRSHLVYFNIVNSQQANTFEIVQVEMGKL encoded by the exons ATGCACCGCCTCACTCGAGGAGTACCCGATGATGCAAGGAGACGCACCCGGACGCCTAGCCGTCAACTCCACGACGTCCTCTTCACCGCCGCCGTCGGGGAAGCCAACGCGAGCACCTTCTCTCCCAACAAATCGGCCACATCATCAGTGAATCTCTCAACTCGCTCAAAAATGCAGACGAAATTCTATCA CCGTATCTTAGATATGTTAACCAAAGAGAATAAAACAGTACACTTTGCAGACTTCAATATTAACTTACTGAATCGTAATGACCCTTCCGTTTGGGAATTGACAAATACTTTCCAAGAAAACTTTTTCTACAATGTCATTTTTAAACCAAATCGTGTGACTAATAAATTTGCCTCACTCATCGACCACATATGGACCAACGACATTGTTAATTGCTTTAAAAGTGCAATAGTCTTTTCTGAAACCTCAGATTATTTCCCAGTGCTAACCTCATTCAGATATCAAAAATCACGAAATTGTGACAAAAAAGAAATCTATTACCGCGATTTTTCAAGTGACAATATCTCATTATTTTCTAATAATCTACTAAGCTGCTCTTGGGAAAATATAAAGGCATGCAACAACCCTAATGAAAGTATGGAGACCTTCCTTAGTTCATTGTCAAATTTATTTACCGAACACTTCCCGATGAAGAGTAAGATTATAAAATACAAAGCGTTAAATAAACCATATATTACAGCCGATATTAAAGCATTAATTTCGGAAAAGAACAAATCACAACGTAAATTCGCTAAACATCCTCTACAGTACGGAGCAAAATACAGACAGTTACGAAACCGAATGACAACACTCATTCGTAACTCTAAGTTATCCTACTTTAAGGATCAGCTTGAAAGCAATGCTGGGAACTCCCGAAAATCCTGGAAAACCATTTATGCAGTCTTACATAAAGTGAAACAGGAAAATACTGAAACGAATTTCATTATTGACGGGCAAATAACAGATTGCCACCAGAACATTGCAAATAATTTTAACACTTATTTTGCAAACATAGGAAAGAAACTTTCTAAAGTTTCTAAAGTTCCTATGAAGGAAGgttctttttcaacttttttaaGTAATCGTCAGAGTAGCAATGAATTATCTGTTTCCGAAATTACCTCTCCAGAAATCATGCTGGTTGTAAATAAGCTTAAAAACGGTTCAGCAGGACCAGATGAGATTCCgacaaaaataattaagaaaataatccaCATCATTGCACCTGTTCTTATGCATATCTATAACATCAATTTCCACAGGCATATTCCCAAATTCTCTCAA AGAATTACTTTAGGTATATTCCTGGATTTTTGTAAAGCATTTGATACTGTTGATCATGAGATTTTATTGCATAAGCTGGATCACTATGGCATCAGAGGAAGGGAACTCGACTGGTTCAAGTCTTATCTGTCAAACAGGTCACACTTAGTTTATTTTAACATTGTTAATTCTCAGCAAGCTAAT
- the LOC138864136 gene encoding galectin-3-like has translation MRGTSPSPIASAVAKASAAVASTGIVVAAITLAAPTSAPADEGLAKQVTRPGLAGLAWPGAGRPGQSQARPWQASQARPGQAGLAWPGLAWPGLAWPGQARPGQAGRPGQARPGPGLAQRSWHWHSWVGKPGLARARPGQVGQARPGPWPGLAGLAWPGLA, from the exons ATGAGGGGGACCAGTCCATCGCCAATAGCTTCGGCTGTTGCAAAAGCATCTGCAGCTGTGGCTTCCACTGGAATAGTTGTAGCAGCAATAACGTTGGCCGCTCCAACGTCAGCACCCGCAGAtgagggtttg GCCAAGCAAGTAACCAggcctggcctggctggcctggcctggcctggcgcTGGCAGGCCAGGCCAGAGCCAGGCCAGGCCCTGGcaggccagccaggccaggccaggccaagcaggcctggcctggcctggcctggcctggcctggcctggcctggccaggccaggccaggccaggccaggctggcaggccaggccaggccaggccaggcccagGCCTGGCACAGCGCAGCTGGCACTGGCACAGCTGGGTGGGCAAACCTGGCCTGGCCAGAGCCAGGCCAGGCCAAgtaggccaggccaggccagggccctggcctggcctggctggcctggcctggcctggcctggcctga